A region of Elusimicrobiota bacterium DNA encodes the following proteins:
- the queC gene encoding 7-cyano-7-deazaguanine synthase QueC, with protein MAGKAVVLLSGGLDSATALAWAQRKKAWSCHGLLFDYGQRHRRELRAARAVARRAGCPIRVVRFRLPWGGSSLLNPSIPIPSHALSRIGQGPIPNTYVPARNTIFIAFALSWADTLGAEHIVIGANALDYSGYPDCRRPFLRAMQTVGRLGTRLGAEKKKPLRLWAPLLRLSKAAIIRQGIALRVPYNLTWSCYRGGARPCGACDSCRLRAEGFRIVGAPDPAL; from the coding sequence ATGGCCGGAAAAGCCGTCGTCCTCCTTTCCGGGGGTCTCGACTCCGCCACGGCGCTGGCCTGGGCCCAGCGGAAAAAGGCGTGGTCCTGCCATGGGCTCCTCTTTGATTACGGCCAACGCCACCGGCGGGAATTACGCGCGGCCCGGGCGGTGGCCCGACGGGCGGGGTGTCCCATCCGCGTGGTCCGATTTCGCCTGCCCTGGGGCGGATCCAGTTTGTTGAATCCCTCGATCCCGATCCCTTCCCACGCCCTTTCCCGCATCGGCCAGGGGCCGATCCCCAACACCTACGTCCCCGCCAGGAACACGATATTTATCGCCTTCGCCCTCTCCTGGGCCGACACGCTGGGGGCGGAACACATCGTGATCGGCGCCAACGCCCTGGATTACTCGGGGTACCCCGACTGCCGGCGGCCCTTTCTCCGTGCCATGCAAACCGTCGGCCGGTTGGGAACCCGGCTCGGGGCGGAGAAAAAAAAACCGCTGCGCCTCTGGGCCCCGCTCCTCCGCCTGAGCAAAGCCGCCATCATCCGGCAAGGGATCGCTCTCCGGGTGCCGTACAACCTCACGTGGTCCTGCTATCGAGGCGGGGCCCGCCCCTGCGGCGCCTGCGATTCCTGCCGGCTCCGGGCCGAAGGATTCCGGATCGTCGGCGCTCCCGACCCGGCGCTTTAA